Within the Channa argus isolate prfri chromosome 12, Channa argus male v1.0, whole genome shotgun sequence genome, the region CTCATACTTCTCCACCAGCACatcacactaaaacacacacagcataaagTATAAATGAGGATTCTATTTTTGATGAAAACagccaatttaaagaaaacagccccagaaaaaaatactttggaTTTTGAAGATGAGTTAAATTCAgacaagaaatgtgaaaataccTGTTTTTTGAGGTCAGCCACCTCTGCTGAAGTCTCGTTCCACAGCTCAAATGGTATGTCCATCACCACATTCACCCCTTTATTCACCAAACCATGGAGGGTGTTGAAGGTCTCGGACATGCCCTGCAAGCAGACAGGGAGATGGTAGGGCTGTCAGAAAGCACTCAAACTGCAGCCAAAAACTTCAACAGATTTAAATTCTAAACACATCTTAAGTTGGCCGGAAAAAAGTGCTTTAAGAGCTGGGAGGGGGGGTTAAGCCAGAAAATGTTGGTTCTGAAGGTGTGAGATTGAACAGATTTTACACCTTCTGATCTAAACATGGACACTTTATCCAACTTTTGATTTTGGGATCATGCAGGAAATAGGTGTCCTcacatgttcattaaaacagttttacacaTTCATAAATCAAATCGTTTTGGGAATCAAATTGCAGCAGGACAGTGTGTTATGAAACAAACTTCAAACACACGCTTACACACTGACCTTGGCAAACCGGTTGCTGCCAGATCTTTCCTTGTGCAGATTGTATTCCAACAGCCTCTTACACACATTTTCTACAACCTCGATGAATCTAAGGTCTCTGTGGAAAGACAGATGAAATGCAGAATATTTGTAGGTTTTCAgattaaagattttaatttggTTCCTATGGTTCTATGGAACATGCACATGAATAGGAATAATATTATAACTTCCcctacttttaaaatatttaaataagtcCGTGCTACTAGCTGAATAACTTCTCCCCAAACAAGAAACATATGTAGCAAGTTTTAAATCATCGAAGCAAATTTTAATTTGAGACTTGTTTTGGTATTGGAATTCTAATATCGGATCACATTCAGTCATGTGCGTGTATGttgagatgatttttttttttagatgatttTTTCTGAGGGTAAAGTTTCCAGCAGAGTAATACTATCAAAAAGCTGTGTCTTCACAGTATATAATGTACTTATTCGTTTACACTGCATAATTAGAAGTGACTGTGCACAAATTTTGCCTTTAAAGCTGCTGGGAAATTAATAAACTGTCCCTGTTAAGAGTATTTAACTGTCTTCAGTACAGCACATTTGAGTGATGTTATATAACATCTGTAGTGACTTCACATGCATCAACTTTACCAAAAAGGAGACTTTAAGACTCAAACACAACCTAGACATTCTCACAAGATGAGCTATGTTTTCACACAACCAACACAGTTCAACAGCTTCCCTGTTCTATAATAAGATCCCCCACAGGAACTGAACTTGACCAAGTTCCTGtcccctgtgtttgtgtgtgtgtgtgtgtgtgtgtgtgtgtgtgtgtgtgtgtgtgtgtgtgtgtgtgtgtgtaagagagagagagagagagaactatCTAGAATCAGAAAGGCTAAACGTTTAATTTCTGCCATGAAACTACCCCAGACAGTTTACTGTATTGTTACAACCTCACACGCTTAAACTTACGACTTGACATATTTGATTGGCGGTGCCCCTTTGCTGTCTATAAAGCGATAATTCATGTCGATGACTTCTTTGGTCTTCGATGTTTCTTCAAACGCCAACTTCATCTCAATACTGACAAACTTACACActagaaagacagaaagagaaagtttGTTTACTTCAGATAATTCACTCAAGAATATCCTCCAAGTCTAACGCTAATCTTTAGTCTTTTTTACAGCCAAAATGACATCTGATAGTTACAACCACAGTTGGTTCAAGCACTGCAACTCACCTGTATTTGCATTAtctaacaatacattttttaatgaatcaatAAAACGTAGACAAATTGGCAACCTGCTGACATggtaaacaaatgttttgactATAATAATCAATAACAAACCCAAAACATTAGTTTGGCGTATAGCAGCTAAGATTTGTTCTGTTAATTGTATATGTGATTAATCAACTAATCGTTTCAGGTTTATATGAAAAGCTTTAAACAGTTTCTtccttttataaatgtaattttagaaaaatgaatcaattaatAAATGGGAAGTGGGCTACAATccttttcaaaatgaaacaacGACAAAGGTTTATGGAGGACACTTATGACATGCATAAATAATTGCGAACGTAAACAGGGGTTGTAGTCAAACTAACTAATCAGACCAACGCAGACATGAAATTAAATATCGATTTCTCCGTTTCCATGTTGTGGAGGGAGGCCCAGTCGTTCAAACCAGTCGCTAATGATTGTTACCTTCACATTTGTTGGGAAGATGAACCCAGTCATCGTCCCCTCCAGTCTTTGCTGCTCCGACCGACGAAGTTAATAACAAAAACGACAGATATACCGCTAAGAGCATATCGCATGCTCTGTCTGACCCTTTGTCTAATGAAAGTTGTCAATTTGCACGTTGCTAACCCTACAACAGACCGTTATCTCTCCGTTGTCACATCCGTCTGTAGCGCATTACAGCTACAACAGTTCCAACTGCTCACTTCCGCTTTGGACGCAAGGCACGCCGCGTTCCGAGCCAACCAGAGAGGTAGAAGTGGCAGCGACTGGACCAATGGTCATAGGAGGAGGGCCAAAGAGACTGATAACTATAAGAGGTGTCACTCTGAGCTTTTATTTGATCTAATCTGGAACCggatttctttttcattttatcctcaaattaaaattagaaaatattcTAGAACAATAAAAATTCTAAATGGAATTGTACAGCAATTTGAACGATGAGGCTTGTGATAATGTATGTGTTCTTAATGGAAGAAGAAGTTTGAATTcaactgaaacacatttactgtaaatgtgaataaTGAATTCAAGCTGCTATCGTCAGTGATGTCCCaaataaattcacaaattattttttcaaaataaaacaaaaatatgatcGCACTATACATTTACATCCATAGGAATTTGTTTTAGGCTCTTCCGGAAGATAATCTTTCAACACTGTATTGGTTAGGCATGTCAGTGTTCCTAATACATTAATGCAGACTTGTGCAGATCcagcatttgtgttttattttcacgtcatttattagtttatcagAGACCTCGCAGTTAACACCAGTTTGATGTAAATGTACTAGATTCCCTTGAAACAGTCTGCATTGTTTCGCTAAGAACAAACCACAACATGGCCAAGTTCTATAATATATTGACAAGTGAATCCTCTTTTCTATTGAGCATCTTTGGAGTAATTTAGGAACCTGTAGTCTTGCAGTTTTAATTTCATCCAACAGAGGGAgtgatgcacacacagaagacaTGTAGGTAGTATGTAGGTTATGCAACATTAAGTAGAAAAATGCAACCAAATTTATCTGTCTATCGGTCTATCTATGTTTTATAGGTTTAACTGACACACAGTAATGTCTTCTTTGTGAGTACCAGGAACTAGAAATTCTCTGCCCatccttttccatttttttcctcccatgCTTAAGCTGGCACAGTGGTGCAGTGGTAAGCTTTGCTACCTCACCGCTAGAAGGTGCCGACtgaggcctttctgtgtggagtttgcatgttctccctgtgtttgctTGGGTTTCCTTCGGGTAATCCAGTTTTCTCCtccagttcaaagacatgcacgttaggttgACGAGTCTAAAttccctgtaggtgtgaatgtgattgtaaatggttgtctgtctgtgtatgtccttctatgttggccctgacatacagtagactggggacctgtccagggtgtaccgtccctcttgcccaatgacagagATAGTCTCCAGCCCTGTGACACTAAATAGGATAAACAGGTACTTATAACAGATGGAAGATTAGTATTTATTAATGATCAttgtataaaatgaaaaatgtctgtttttgtatcTTATAATGGGTCAGTTGATTCTGAATTATCTCTTAGAAAATAAAGATtgattattagttttattttcatcatcagTTTATAATTTTCATCACAGTTCATCTTTAACAATGTATGTGAAATCTGTTTGCAGATGGTTGTCTGAGCTAAACAGACTCTAGTCCAGTCTTTTGACTCTCTGTTATGATTTACTTAAGTAATCAGGTTACTCAGGGAGACCAGTTTATAACAGTAATTGGGGAATAGTATAACATACAAAATACTGGTTACTGTAAATCCACTTCAGCAGTAGGTCAGTAACAAGATTTCTCACTCAGGCCCAACATTATTTTGAAAGCATCACCAGCTCCACTGTTATTTTATCCGTCTTAATTCTGttgtcacacacatgcacacttctAAAAATCACTTCAATAACCTATCAGCCCACATCAATGGCCaagaattttgtatttttaaagaaaaatctggCTGGCAAATTTAGATCAATTTGCTAGCTTCAATAAAGAGAAGACTTGTCAACATAAATATAGAAGAAGTCAGTGTAGAGGAGAGAGCTTACTATAACCTACATACTCAAGCACATGAACTCTTTTAAACTTCTCAACCTGCCTGCAGGActttaacacagtttttgttaCTTTACAGGAGTAAGTTACGTGTGTGGTCATTCTGGATGCTTCattgtttctatgtgtgtgtgtgtgtgtgtgtgtgtgtgtgtgtgtgtgtgtgtgtgtgtgtgtgtgtgtgttcgagagagagagagagcatgaggAAAAAGTGATGTGTTTCACAGTGAGATAAGAGTGTTTCTCAGTAGTTCAATAATAGTCCAGTTTTTCTGAGAGGTGCTTCAGTGTGCTGCTGCCTGCCAAAAGGACAGCCAGCTTCTCATTCCAAagtacacgcacacactcacacagatcaCTGTGTGTCTCATAGCAGAACTTGACACTGAGTTGGTGGAGGGGAGGTtgatgtagagagagagaacgagagacagagagagagataaaagcTGGTTTTTATACAGCAGTGCAGCCCACACAACGGGCAAGCGAGGGCTTTGTTAAAAAACTCtcatctctctctatctctcagTCCTTTGCTCTCCTTTTCAGCTGTTCCTTGAATAAAGTAATAACACATTCAGATTATAGAACAGGTTGTTGAAAAGCTCTCTCGCTGTGAACCCATAGTataaaaaactgcataaaaactgcagtttttaacagtttaaaccAATATGCACTTAAATTTATGTGTACACGAACAGTAAAGCGAAACAGTGACACCACCATGATCACTAAAAGCAACCATATAACagaaagaatgaaagcaaaacaaaaaacaaaaccttgttTTGAAATCTGTGTGTTCCTCTTCTCTGGCTGGTTGTCCTCAGACCAAAAAAGTTTGCAGCTGTTAAATTATGGACTAAATTTTGTCTGTCATTTCAATGATATACAAGTCTTGGTTTTTGTCAGAGTGAACATGTACAAGGCGACACTGAGAGCTCAGTGCACTTGTGCATTTGGCTGGGACATACTTCCAAGCATACTAGCTACAGCTACTAGTACATTTGTGTCCTCTGTCCACTGAAATTCAATACCGTGATATTACTGAGGTCATTGTGTGGGAGTATTTTTACCGGAAACTGATGAAAGATTATGTTCACTAATGTTCATTTCCATCCACTGCTGGTTTTGCAATTTTCAGTTGCATTAAGTTTAATGTTCTGTGGGGTAAATTCTCCAGCCAGATGCCAGTAAACCACTGAGGAAGAAGATGATGTATTAACACGATAAAGAGCATCGACTTCAAACAGGAAATAGAAATGTGGCTTTTATATGTACATGTTTGTTATGTATTGACTTGAATGTTAAACTCAGCCCTTGTTTCCATTACATTGGTAATCAAAGATTTTTCACATACGTCCCAATTTCTTGGCCAGTTCTACTTGAGTTGCATTTAGTTTTCAGTGATACACAAACTTCTTTTCCTCAGTCGAATGTTCAAATCTTTTCGGAACTCAGGAGGTTTATGTTCAAATTCATCATACACAAAACTAACGGACTGAGGTGACTTGTGGCCCAAACGTTAAGGCACAGCCCACAGTGTAGTGTCCCATTCTGCTGTTTTTACAATGTGTTCAGCTCACTTGCATCTTGCAAAACCAATGTTAAATTCTTTCAAACAATgagataaaacactgttttctaaAAAGGAATTGTATGTTGCAGGATTTTCATTACTCTGAACTAAGGGGACCTTAGTATGGCACCAAAAAAACCATGTGGCTATTCACGTGTTTGGTCATATACAGAAGTGTTACAGTAATAAATACAACATCAAATACATCGATAAAATTTGTTTCACTGCACAGTACAATTAATTGCATTTGAACTCATTTACATGGAGCTTTCCCTGATTTGGCATTAGACACCAGATCATCAGTTTCATGTTTAAACAGTTTACTACATCTCACGGCATTTGCTTTGTCAGTGGAGACCGTCAGGAACCTACAGTAATAACACCCCGATAGATTTCAATGAAATCTCAGAGGGAGTCCTCAAATCaaaatgcatctaaaaaaaaaaaacagaaacagcagagcTGGAACAGAGAAAACACGTGTCTCTGTTAAATGTAATACTTTGTGATGAGGATTTAAATTCTTATTAACTTGCAGCAGGTGTTTGGGTCTTGATCAGACAAGTGGGAGTTTAGTAGGATGATTCGAAAATCCTGGATGCAGTGGAGGATGCTGCTACAGGCAACAAATCCTCTGGTGAAAGTGAAcaaaggttttcttttaaaaaacaaatcacctgaaaaagcagaaatgtgtttctcaAAAACAGTTTGATGTTTGAGTAGCTCAGTTTCACCTCTCTACTGTCAGATGTGTCTTGTTTTGATTAGAAAATCTGTGTTAGTTCTGGTCAAAAATCAAGAGGGATTGGATGAAAGGTGTAGTCGTTTATAGCTGCTGCAATCAAATACCGGCTGTGACCTTTAGACAATATGAAAAGTGATGTTAACTTCTTGGTCCTTTCAGCACCAGAGATAAAAGGAGATCCAGCACAGTAAATTCACACGACCTTTAACTGTACTaaagacaggaaatgaaataaagagaCCAACAACAGGCCCTGTTTTCTAAGGATGCCTTTATTAAAGAGTCAACAACGTGCGCTAGCCGTCTGCTTCTAGAAAAATAACACAGTCATACATTCATCCAAGTGGAaatccaaaaaaataaagaaaaacaaggacaggttatttttaaagcttaaaTCCCTTTAGAAGGTGAGAGGGGAACCTGAAAGATGCCATGTAtgtgtattgtgtatgtgtttgtcacTGTCAGTTCATGTGATGAGCAGCTGAACCAAATGATTTTAGCCCTTGTCTTTAAGGAGCAGTAATTTGATTTTTACTATCTCTTAGCAACAGAAAGACCAAGACATCTGTGATATTTGAGTATTTGATTATTGATTGATATGAACGAATGAATCATTATTGCACCGGCTGTTGATGGCTGTGGGTTTTTCTACAGACATATTCCCTAGAAGACGTCTGTAGAATAgctttgattgattgatttttgtttctgtgctgttttgttttatgcttcCTTGCTGTAGGTCTCCGTGGCTGGAGTCAACTATAGACTGATGTCTGTGGTGCAGCTGCCATTCTCATCAGCCTTGAGAgtttatttagaaaaagaaaatatgctaTGGTGTACGAAAAGTGCAGAAGCtttaaacaaagtaaagcaaaaaaagctCTATGATTAAGTGTAATTTTAACAAGCTATCAGGGACGTAGGAATAGGTTAGAAATAGTTTGACATAGTTACTTTAACTACACAAATCTGGCTAATTTGACAAAACGGTCACATCTTGGCTTTAAATTCAGTCAAACATtactttaaattcatttttggaTTTATGGGAGAGGCATTTAGAGTTGTATTATTACTTCTCAACGAAACACTGTCTGTTAATAATGTGCAGAACACTTATGCTGTATACTTTAGTGGGTACATTATGCcagcgtatgtgtgtgtatcacaGCAGGTGATCTGCTGGGGCCTGGTTCTGGTGCACGTAGACACACATCTGCATTTCTAAGATCTATACTGGTAGACAAGGCTGTTGTCCCAAGTTGTCTTTGAGGCAGAGTGAAGCCAAATGAGACTGTTGAtgctgtttgtgcatgtgatTCACATTACAGAGATCACACAGGGCTATTAAAGTCGACTGGAGGCTACAGTTCCCTTAAACAACTTACTGTCAAACCTGCAGCTGGGCAGTGgtcgtgtgtctgtgtgtgtgtgaataatgcATGAAAGTAACCTTGTGCCTTTGTCCTTTTCacttctgcctgtgtgtgtgtgtgtgaatgctgtCTGATCTGTTCCTTTAGAAgactttcagtttgtttgtctactactactacacacTGTTTCAATGGCAGTCAACctactaacacacacattgcaTCATATACATCTCATCTAAAGTATTATCTATCAATCAAGGGCTCAACAGATTAATTATGGATTCTGGCTGGATCAATAATCCCTGTAGCAGGTTAAAAAAGCCCACAGGAGGATCGGAAAGACATTACCAATATTGATCTCTTAAATTGATTATCAgtcacttgtgtgtttgtgctgtctAACAGTGTGTGTGGCCCTACAAGTGTCACGTTattaccgtgtgtgtgtgcatgtgtttgtttggtgttAATAACAGACACGGTTTGCTAAGCTGACAGCTGGTGACAGCAATTGGGATGGCAGAGACTGTATCCATCAATGTACCCTTTAAATTGATCAATATTCCTCTATCTGCATCCCTACTCTAACTATgacatatttcaaaataaagctctcTTATATGTGGAATACTTAAGTTTAAACTTTGGGTGGAAGTATCCTTTAAAATCTTTGTTCCTGGCAACTGATGAAGGAGGACTTATTACTAAAGCCTCTGGTGTGGTGCACGTGTGGCACAGTGCAGCCCTTATCATGGGGCAGTGACACACAGGGCAGTTGCCATGGTTATCAAATGATTTAGACTCAACTCCCCTCTGGTTTAAAGTGGACATTTGAACAATGAAATGGACACTGAAGTACAGCAGCATTGTTTTAATATGCTTTTCAACCAAGAGAGGATCAAAGTGAATGCTACGATatcataaattttttttaattatgagtTTTCAACATCACACTGAATCGTTTACATTAGACTTTGTTCTATATTCTATTAGGAAAAGCTAAAAATTCAATATGCttgttataattttttacaCTTAAACATTTTTGGTGACAGAGGTGGAGATTACTATAACACAGGGCTTTTTAACCGATTGTGACCCATGGACCATCAGTGTGATTGGAAACAACCTGAGGAGCTCTGTGGAAGGTGGGAGCAAAGGGGTTGAGATTAGTTTTTTCATACCTGAAAATTgcaatgttttcatttgcaaaATAAAGAAGTCACTTGTTTTAGATGCTGCCCAACAAACGAATACAGTGTCTGTACAGCAGCGTACACATACGACGCCGAGATGCATTCCAGCATTAGCCAAACACAGGCATCAAAACTAGACAGAATAGGCACATTTTTAATCCTAAAAGTCACCATGGCTTTTCAGAATTGTATATATTTGGATgaattcataaataataattacatgttttaaaaaataaaataaaaatcctccAGAGAAGAGAACTTAAAACATATGgcataatttaaaaagattttgctACAGAAAACTATGTGAAATTTAatctgcaaaaaagaaaaagatctcTGTGCACCCATTTGGAAATTGGGTATTATGTTggctttgaaaataaaatgtccttTGTATTATAAATTCAGGAGTaatctggaaaacaaaaagagattaCTTTAGTATGTAAAGTgcatacatttgaaaaattcTTTTTGAGAAGGACAAGTTTGTATTTAGAGCATTTAGATGATGCTTAGTCTGTAAGACAAAGTGTCTTGTATCGATAATTTGACTATGTATCTATTTACTTGGTAtatctatattattattattattggataATTCACTGgaagctgtttctgttttgttgggCAGGTAATCCCatattcactcattcattccACAGGGAAACTGAGGTAGTAATAAATGCATGGTCAGACACTACCTGCAATGGGTTTACAGACCACCAGGGGGCCACAGACCCCTGGTTAAAAACCCCTACTTAAGCAGAACACCTAGTTTTGCAGTTATACAATGTACATTAACTTTTAATAAATGCCGTGTTTAAGTATTtattgacaaaaaatatatataaattgtcTTGAGGGGACCCCGTACGGATGTTGGTGCTTAAACAAATCATTGGTTATAAAGTTAAATAcgtagttttacatttatacagtacataaacacCTGGTATATGTGTgtctacaaatgtttttatattgcaGGATTTTGCTCATTGTTTTTTGGCAGAACGTTTCCATCTGCACTCTGTTCTTTATTCAACTTCCCTGTCAGACTCGATCAGTTTCTTGAAGCAGCACTTTGTTCCTTCTGGGCCTCTGCTGTCCTGCACATTTataaatttggttttaaaatgtgaagataACATTAAGATTTTAATTCCTTCACATACAATTCATCAGTGATgctgtttacatgtgttttctctttgagaACCAGTTTTCTGAAAACGATAAACTCTCAAAACCCCATTTCGTCAGACTGAGCGAACTGATCGAATCATTGATTTAGTAAAATCATGCAGCCTTTCACAGGATCATAAGATcattcaaattatatttttaatgtttttttttttttttttttacaaacataacAGATGCAGTTAAGAATTAAtgaattttctttcttgttaaatgttttggggaTTAATTTCCTGATCCAGTTTGAGTTTATGTCATCATGGCGAAGGCTGTAATCCCACTGAGAATCGTGGATTTTGTTACTAACTGGGGACAGAACAAccagcagaaaacacagagacaaatgatcacatgaaatcatttttttagGGATGTGTAAGCAAATTGCTGTCTG harbors:
- the cnpy3 gene encoding protein canopy homolog 3, with translation MLLAVYLSFLLLTSSVGAAKTGGDDDWVHLPNKCEVCKFVSIEMKLAFEETSKTKEVIDMNYRFIDSKGAPPIKYVKSDLRFIEVVENVCKRLLEYNLHKERSGSNRFAKGMSETFNTLHGLVNKGVNVVMDIPFELWNETSAEVADLKKQCDVLVEKYEEVIEEWYKGDQQEDLTTYLCEKHVLKGQDTACLKEEWSTKKKGDHAAIAEDKKKKKKKKKGGKKGKGKGEEGGEGGDGSSDPEKTNKKKEKKVKKKKKSKAPVEKVDGGVTSDEEFQAKVPLSGQKTEL